A segment of the Terribacillus aidingensis genome:
GTAATCAAATAAAGGGCAAAGTATTAAGGTTGGGGGGAAGGCAAGAAATGCGCTTAAATGAAAAGAAATTAATCTACAGAGAGCTTGCCAATCTAATGCATGATTTCGAAAGATGTCCAGATGAATCTATAAAAAAACATATAAACCAAGACATAGCACTTTTAAAAGAAGCAATTCAATATAAAGCAAAAAAATAACTCTCCATTTATATTAAACGAAAAATGGAGAGTTTCTTTCTGTCTTACTTCAATATATATCGATCTACGGCAGCTTTTAAAGAATGCGTAGTTTTAACATCAAAACCAATTCCTAATTGCGTTGCAGTCTGCGCTATTTCAGGTCTTATTCCAGATAAAATAGTTTCTACTCCCAGAAGCTTCAAAGAGTTGACTATATTAAATATACGGTGAGCAACCATTGTATCGATAATTACCACACCTGACATGTCAATGAATAAGTAACCTACTCCCAATTTCGCACATTGCGATAGAACATTATCCATCATATACTTAGCCCTGTTTGTATCAATATCACCTACAAGGGGAAGCAGTGCAACTTCTGGAGTCAATGAAATAACTGGGGTACTAAGCTCCAGGATCATCGCTTGCTGTGCAGCCAGCTTGAATTCAGCCTGTTTTGCATTCTCTCTAGTAAACCAAACAATGATTTGATTAAAAGCACTTGTAATCTTTCTCGTATAACTAAGTGTTTCCTTACCGCATAAATCATGTTCTGCCACAAAGTCTTCCAATAGCTCCAAATATAATGATTCCGTTCTATTGAATTCATCAATAATATCATCTATCGATGTATTTAAATGCTGCTCATCTTTTGATATCTCCACTATCCATTCCTCGAATAGCTCGTAAGATAGAGGATTTTCCGGATCAAATAACTCACAGAAACGGGTATGGAAACCTTTATTTTGTTCTTTTAATACATCAATAACTGCTTGATCATCAGAACCATAAACCCCC
Coding sequences within it:
- a CDS encoding STAS domain-containing protein gives rise to the protein MANEKKLQVAADKELYNFLCDNIDKLNDAWFAGLKKTEGVYGSDDQAVIDVLKEQNKGFHTRFCELFDPENPLSYELFEEWIVEISKDEQHLNTSIDDIIDEFNRTESLYLELLEDFVAEHDLCGKETLSYTRKITSAFNQIIVWFTRENAKQAEFKLAAQQAMILELSTPVISLTPEVALLPLVGDIDTNRAKYMMDNVLSQCAKLGVGYLFIDMSGVVIIDTMVAHRIFNIVNSLKLLGVETILSGIRPEIAQTATQLGIGFDVKTTHSLKAAVDRYILK